From the genome of Thunnus thynnus chromosome 1, fThuThy2.1, whole genome shotgun sequence, one region includes:
- the LOC137186887 gene encoding homeobox-containing protein 1-like isoform X3 encodes MFQQCEEPRFTIEQIDLLQRLRRTGITQAEVLHALDTLDHLDRQHGHKLAHKPSYLPPMSSMSSSSTAAASSSMMSTATQTTFPDNRLTLSPNNTFDTTSPLLPVTVASPVAMAAVAQNGLVAVTNGKLSPPRFPLGVVSGGVAAPGYGFETSEEDMDVDDKVEDLMRRDSAVIKEEIKSFLANRRISQAVVAQVTGISQSRISHWLLQQGSDLSEQKKRAFFRWYQLEKTNPGATLAMRAAPLALEDVMDWHQAPPQFGPAPGGFRLRRGSRFTWRKECLAVMESYFSDNQYPDEAKREEIATACNAVIQKPGKKLSDLERVTSLKVYNWFANRRKDIKRRANIAILESHGIEVQSPGGQSNSDEVDGNDFPDQGCEVTLFDKRASARPFGFSRADLSSPTQVPTLLPSWFSALGRGGLSGQRGTSLIGRSLVSVAGPQAEGSRLTGVSWSPPSPSLQDEPTIHSALSESQDPIGLEKAAVSHTNQANQVDEAGCSLGNDIKTETLEDD; translated from the exons ATGTTCCAGCAGTGTGAGGAGCCTCGTTTCACCATCGAGCAGATTGACCTCCTCCAGAGGCTAAGGAGGACAGGGATCACCCAGGCGGAGGTCCTCCATGCCCTGGACACCCTGGACCACCTGGATCGCCAACATGGACACAAGTTGGCCCATAAACCTTCCTACCTGCCTCCCATGTCTTCCATGTCTTCCTCCAGTACCGCCGCCGCCTCTTCCTCCATGATGTCCACCGCCACTCAGACAACTTTCCCCGACAACCGACTAACGCTGTCACCGAATAACACCTTTGACACCACCTCCCCACTGCTCCCGGTTACAGTAGCCTCACCTGTCGCCATGGCagcagtagcccagaatggtcTAGTTGCCGTCACCAATGGGAAGCTGTCACCGCCGCGGTTTCCTCTTGGTGTGGTTAGTGGTGGCGTGGCGGCACCAGGATATGGGTTTGAGACCAGCGAAGAAGACATGGACGTTGACGACAAGGTGGAGGACTTGATGAG AAGAGACAGTGCTGTGATCAAAGAGGAGATTAAGTCCTTCCTGGCCAACAGGCGGATCTCCCAGGCTGTGGTTGCTCAGGTAACGG gGATCAGTCAGAGTCGGATCTCCCACTGGCTCCTACAGCAGGGGTCGGACCTCAGCGAACAGAAGAAACGAGCCTTCTTCCGCTGGTACCAGCTGGAGAAGACTAACCCTG GTGCCACTTTGGCCATGAGAGCTGCCCCATTGGCTCTGGAGGACGTGATGGACTGGCACCAAGCCCCGCCCCAATTTGGCCCCGCTCCCGGGGGCTTCCGCCTGCGACGAGGGAGCAGATTCACCTGGAGGAAGGAGTGTCTGGCTGTTATGGAGAG CTACTTTAGTGATAACCAATACCCTGATGAAGCGAAGAGAGAGGAGATTGCCACTGCCTGCAATGCCGTCATTCAGAAACCAG gaaagaaGCTGTCTGATTTGGAGAGGGTCACATCTCTGAAGGTCTACAACTGGTTTGCCAACCGCCGCAAAGATATCAAGAGGCGTGCCAACATCG CCATCTTGGAGAGCCACGGTATCGAGGTTCAGAGTCCAGGCGGTCAGTCCAACAGTGATGAAGTGGATGGCAACGACTTCCCTGACCAG GGTTGTGAGGTGACCTTATTTGACAAAAGAGCTTCAGCCAGGCCGTTTGGTTTCAGTCGAGCTGACCTGTCCTCTCCAacccag GTCCCCACGCTGCTCCCCAGCTGGTTTTCTGCCCTGGGCAGAGGAGGCTTGTCTGGACAACGGGGCACTTCTTTGATTGGCCGCTCCCTGGTGTCAGTGGCGGGTCCTCAGGCAGAAGGTTCCAGATTGACGGGCGTGTCCTggtcccccccctccccatccctCCAGGACGAACCCACCATTCACAGCGCGCTGTCCGAGTCCCAGGACCCAATCGGTTTGGAGAAGGCGGCTGTCAGTCACACCAACCAAGCCAATCAGGTGGACGAGGCAGGGTGCAGTTTGGGGAATGACATCAAGACGGAAACGCTGGAGGATGACTGA
- the LOC137186887 gene encoding homeobox-containing protein 1-like isoform X2 — MFQQCEEPRFTIEQIDLLQRLRRTGITQAEVLHALDTLDHLDRQHGHKLAHKPSYLPPMSSMSSSSTAAASSSMMSTATQTTFPDNRLTLSPNNTFDTTSPLLPVTVASPVAMAAVAQNGLVAVTNGKLSPPRFPLGVVSGGVAAPGYGFETSEEDMDVDDKVEDLMRRDSAVIKEEIKSFLANRRISQAVVAQVTGISQSRISHWLLQQGSDLSEQKKRAFFRWYQLEKTNPGATLAMRAAPLALEDVMDWHQAPPQFGPAPGGFRLRRGSRFTWRKECLAVMESYFSDNQYPDEAKREEIATACNAVIQKPGKKLSDLERVTSLKVYNWFANRRKDIKRRANIAAILESHGIEVQSPGGQSNSDEVDGNDFPDQGCEVTLFDKRASARPFGFSRADLSSPTQVPTLLPSWFSALGRGGLSGQRGTSLIGRSLVSVAGPQAEGSRLTGVSWSPPSPSLQDEPTIHSALSESQDPIGLEKAAVSHTNQANQVDEAGCSLGNDIKTETLEDD, encoded by the exons ATGTTCCAGCAGTGTGAGGAGCCTCGTTTCACCATCGAGCAGATTGACCTCCTCCAGAGGCTAAGGAGGACAGGGATCACCCAGGCGGAGGTCCTCCATGCCCTGGACACCCTGGACCACCTGGATCGCCAACATGGACACAAGTTGGCCCATAAACCTTCCTACCTGCCTCCCATGTCTTCCATGTCTTCCTCCAGTACCGCCGCCGCCTCTTCCTCCATGATGTCCACCGCCACTCAGACAACTTTCCCCGACAACCGACTAACGCTGTCACCGAATAACACCTTTGACACCACCTCCCCACTGCTCCCGGTTACAGTAGCCTCACCTGTCGCCATGGCagcagtagcccagaatggtcTAGTTGCCGTCACCAATGGGAAGCTGTCACCGCCGCGGTTTCCTCTTGGTGTGGTTAGTGGTGGCGTGGCGGCACCAGGATATGGGTTTGAGACCAGCGAAGAAGACATGGACGTTGACGACAAGGTGGAGGACTTGATGAG AAGAGACAGTGCTGTGATCAAAGAGGAGATTAAGTCCTTCCTGGCCAACAGGCGGATCTCCCAGGCTGTGGTTGCTCAGGTAACGG gGATCAGTCAGAGTCGGATCTCCCACTGGCTCCTACAGCAGGGGTCGGACCTCAGCGAACAGAAGAAACGAGCCTTCTTCCGCTGGTACCAGCTGGAGAAGACTAACCCTG GTGCCACTTTGGCCATGAGAGCTGCCCCATTGGCTCTGGAGGACGTGATGGACTGGCACCAAGCCCCGCCCCAATTTGGCCCCGCTCCCGGGGGCTTCCGCCTGCGACGAGGGAGCAGATTCACCTGGAGGAAGGAGTGTCTGGCTGTTATGGAGAG CTACTTTAGTGATAACCAATACCCTGATGAAGCGAAGAGAGAGGAGATTGCCACTGCCTGCAATGCCGTCATTCAGAAACCAG gaaagaaGCTGTCTGATTTGGAGAGGGTCACATCTCTGAAGGTCTACAACTGGTTTGCCAACCGCCGCAAAGATATCAAGAGGCGTGCCAACATCG CAGCCATCTTGGAGAGCCACGGTATCGAGGTTCAGAGTCCAGGCGGTCAGTCCAACAGTGATGAAGTGGATGGCAACGACTTCCCTGACCAG GGTTGTGAGGTGACCTTATTTGACAAAAGAGCTTCAGCCAGGCCGTTTGGTTTCAGTCGAGCTGACCTGTCCTCTCCAacccag GTCCCCACGCTGCTCCCCAGCTGGTTTTCTGCCCTGGGCAGAGGAGGCTTGTCTGGACAACGGGGCACTTCTTTGATTGGCCGCTCCCTGGTGTCAGTGGCGGGTCCTCAGGCAGAAGGTTCCAGATTGACGGGCGTGTCCTggtcccccccctccccatccctCCAGGACGAACCCACCATTCACAGCGCGCTGTCCGAGTCCCAGGACCCAATCGGTTTGGAGAAGGCGGCTGTCAGTCACACCAACCAAGCCAATCAGGTGGACGAGGCAGGGTGCAGTTTGGGGAATGACATCAAGACGGAAACGCTGGAGGATGACTGA
- the LOC137186887 gene encoding homeobox-containing protein 1-like isoform X1 — protein sequence MFQQCEEPRFTIEQIDLLQRLRRTGITQAEVLHALDTLDHLDRQHGHKLAHKPSYLPPMSSMSSSSTAAASSSMMSTATQTTFPDNRLTLSPNNTFDTTSPLLPVTVASPVAMAAVAQNGLVAVTNGKLSPPRFPLGVVSGGVAAPGYGFETSEEDMDVDDKVEDLMRRDSAVIKEEIKSFLANRRISQAVVAQVTGISQSRISHWLLQQGSDLSEQKKRAFFRWYQLEKTNPGATLAMRAAPLALEDVMDWHQAPPQFGPAPGGFRLRRGSRFTWRKECLAVMESYFSDNQYPDEAKREEIATACNAVIQKPGKKLSDLERVTSLKVYNWFANRRKDIKRRANIEAAILESHGIEVQSPGGQSNSDEVDGNDFPDQGCEVTLFDKRASARPFGFSRADLSSPTQVPTLLPSWFSALGRGGLSGQRGTSLIGRSLVSVAGPQAEGSRLTGVSWSPPSPSLQDEPTIHSALSESQDPIGLEKAAVSHTNQANQVDEAGCSLGNDIKTETLEDD from the exons ATGTTCCAGCAGTGTGAGGAGCCTCGTTTCACCATCGAGCAGATTGACCTCCTCCAGAGGCTAAGGAGGACAGGGATCACCCAGGCGGAGGTCCTCCATGCCCTGGACACCCTGGACCACCTGGATCGCCAACATGGACACAAGTTGGCCCATAAACCTTCCTACCTGCCTCCCATGTCTTCCATGTCTTCCTCCAGTACCGCCGCCGCCTCTTCCTCCATGATGTCCACCGCCACTCAGACAACTTTCCCCGACAACCGACTAACGCTGTCACCGAATAACACCTTTGACACCACCTCCCCACTGCTCCCGGTTACAGTAGCCTCACCTGTCGCCATGGCagcagtagcccagaatggtcTAGTTGCCGTCACCAATGGGAAGCTGTCACCGCCGCGGTTTCCTCTTGGTGTGGTTAGTGGTGGCGTGGCGGCACCAGGATATGGGTTTGAGACCAGCGAAGAAGACATGGACGTTGACGACAAGGTGGAGGACTTGATGAG AAGAGACAGTGCTGTGATCAAAGAGGAGATTAAGTCCTTCCTGGCCAACAGGCGGATCTCCCAGGCTGTGGTTGCTCAGGTAACGG gGATCAGTCAGAGTCGGATCTCCCACTGGCTCCTACAGCAGGGGTCGGACCTCAGCGAACAGAAGAAACGAGCCTTCTTCCGCTGGTACCAGCTGGAGAAGACTAACCCTG GTGCCACTTTGGCCATGAGAGCTGCCCCATTGGCTCTGGAGGACGTGATGGACTGGCACCAAGCCCCGCCCCAATTTGGCCCCGCTCCCGGGGGCTTCCGCCTGCGACGAGGGAGCAGATTCACCTGGAGGAAGGAGTGTCTGGCTGTTATGGAGAG CTACTTTAGTGATAACCAATACCCTGATGAAGCGAAGAGAGAGGAGATTGCCACTGCCTGCAATGCCGTCATTCAGAAACCAG gaaagaaGCTGTCTGATTTGGAGAGGGTCACATCTCTGAAGGTCTACAACTGGTTTGCCAACCGCCGCAAAGATATCAAGAGGCGTGCCAACATCG aaGCAGCCATCTTGGAGAGCCACGGTATCGAGGTTCAGAGTCCAGGCGGTCAGTCCAACAGTGATGAAGTGGATGGCAACGACTTCCCTGACCAG GGTTGTGAGGTGACCTTATTTGACAAAAGAGCTTCAGCCAGGCCGTTTGGTTTCAGTCGAGCTGACCTGTCCTCTCCAacccag GTCCCCACGCTGCTCCCCAGCTGGTTTTCTGCCCTGGGCAGAGGAGGCTTGTCTGGACAACGGGGCACTTCTTTGATTGGCCGCTCCCTGGTGTCAGTGGCGGGTCCTCAGGCAGAAGGTTCCAGATTGACGGGCGTGTCCTggtcccccccctccccatccctCCAGGACGAACCCACCATTCACAGCGCGCTGTCCGAGTCCCAGGACCCAATCGGTTTGGAGAAGGCGGCTGTCAGTCACACCAACCAAGCCAATCAGGTGGACGAGGCAGGGTGCAGTTTGGGGAATGACATCAAGACGGAAACGCTGGAGGATGACTGA